The following are encoded together in the Candidatus Methylomirabilis oxygeniifera genome:
- a CDS encoding protein of unknown function (Evidence 5 : No homology to any previously reported sequences) has product MPGLKPLGGAGMSVKQVVRCARTIPAAAQSANRLVIQAFAADSMPGNHQRHVGVCEITPTSRNSPHHRYRAPPPQKAEGR; this is encoded by the coding sequence GTGCCAGGACTCAAGCCGCTGGGGGGAGCGGGGATGAGCGTGAAACAGGTGGTAAGGTGTGCAAGGACTATTCCAGCCGCTGCCCAATCTGCCAATCGTCTGGTTATTCAAGCATTTGCGGCCGATTCGATGCCGGGAAACCATCAGAGGCACGTCGGTGTGTGTGAAATTACACCCACCTCACGTAACAGCCCCCACCACCGATACCGTGCGCCGCCCCCACAGAAGGCAGAAGGTCGATAG